Proteins encoded by one window of Chondromyces crocatus:
- a CDS encoding PepSY-associated TM helix domain-containing protein: MKVSERTFAAFWSAHAWTGMLVSVVLFVTFFLGAFALYWEDFGRWQEPRLRSAVPASEAQVLDRVQEAVAQQAARGAVRLDMDLPDEHVPWILLATRDRSDLRQFTWIDPATGAHIPTRSDLGYFLYLMHFIGPIRGGIYLAGVAATVMLFILASGLVIQFDKLLPELARFRPKLRLRLSSSDAHKVVGVIGLPFLLVIAWTGAVLCLQSAVGPFFVQTTLGGDRGALDHALSLGPRVARVGTPGEVPDIRAIMARARELLPLARHSELIFRNLGDRGGVVDVRGEQGERFLQQTSVRFSGHDGAVLFVRQPGGHSTYARAMEVVSSLHFGSYGGSVVKAAYALLSLLAAITIVTGNIIWIERRRKRGFGLGDIVIVRVTSGGCAGLCLAVAALFLANQLLPDGLSDRVEWEHRAFYFAWAAAVTYGLAARSAVTSATHLLLAAGSLLSLAPVVDGLRHGRLPFDPRAPGFLFGPDLGLLFAGALLFGAGLVIRRLGDAPQSGPRRSATPPTPAPLTAICRPLETSDERSV, from the coding sequence ATGAAGGTCTCCGAGCGCACCTTCGCGGCCTTCTGGTCGGCCCACGCATGGACCGGGATGCTCGTCTCCGTCGTGCTGTTCGTGACCTTCTTCCTGGGCGCGTTCGCGCTGTACTGGGAGGACTTCGGACGCTGGCAGGAGCCCCGGTTGCGGAGCGCCGTGCCGGCTTCGGAGGCGCAGGTCCTCGACCGGGTGCAGGAGGCGGTGGCCCAGCAGGCGGCGCGCGGCGCCGTGCGGCTGGACATGGATCTGCCCGACGAGCACGTGCCCTGGATCCTGCTGGCGACGCGGGATCGGTCCGACTTGCGGCAGTTCACGTGGATCGATCCGGCGACGGGTGCGCACATCCCCACGCGCAGCGACCTTGGGTACTTCCTGTACCTCATGCACTTCATCGGGCCGATCCGCGGCGGGATCTATCTCGCCGGGGTCGCCGCGACGGTGATGCTCTTCATCCTGGCGTCGGGCCTGGTCATCCAGTTCGACAAGCTGTTGCCGGAGCTGGCGCGGTTCCGCCCGAAGCTGCGGCTCCGGCTCTCCAGCTCGGACGCGCACAAGGTGGTGGGGGTGATCGGCCTGCCGTTCTTGCTGGTGATTGCGTGGACCGGCGCGGTGCTGTGCCTGCAGTCGGCGGTGGGGCCGTTCTTCGTGCAGACGACGCTCGGCGGAGATCGGGGCGCGCTGGATCATGCGCTGTCGCTGGGTCCCCGGGTGGCGCGGGTCGGCACGCCGGGCGAGGTCCCCGATATCCGCGCAATCATGGCCCGGGCGCGCGAGCTGCTGCCCCTGGCGCGGCACAGTGAACTCATCTTCCGCAACCTGGGCGATCGGGGTGGGGTGGTCGATGTGCGCGGAGAGCAGGGCGAGCGGTTCCTGCAGCAGACCAGCGTGCGCTTCTCCGGTCACGACGGGGCGGTGCTCTTCGTGCGACAGCCCGGGGGCCACAGCACCTACGCGCGGGCGATGGAGGTCGTCTCCTCCCTGCACTTCGGGAGCTACGGCGGGAGCGTGGTGAAGGCGGCGTACGCGCTGCTGTCCCTCCTCGCGGCGATCACGATCGTGACCGGCAACATCATCTGGATCGAGCGACGCCGGAAGCGCGGGTTCGGGCTCGGTGACATCGTGATCGTCCGGGTCACCTCCGGTGGCTGCGCGGGGCTGTGTCTTGCGGTCGCGGCGCTGTTTCTCGCGAATCAGCTGCTCCCGGACGGTCTCTCGGACCGCGTGGAGTGGGAGCATCGCGCCTTCTACTTCGCCTGGGCCGCCGCCGTGACCTACGGGCTGGCAGCGCGCTCGGCGGTCACCTCGGCGACGCACCTGCTGCTCGCCGCGGGCAGCCTGCTCTCGCTCGCGCCGGTGGTCGACGGGCTCCGCCACGGCCGCCTCCCCTTCGATCCGCGCGCACCTGGCTTCCTCTTCGGCCCGGACCTGGGCCTGCTCTTCGCGGGCGCCCTGCTGTTCGGGGCAGGCCTCGTGATCCGTCGGCTCGGCGACGCGCCCCAGAGCGGCCCTCGGCGCAGCGCCACGCCGCCCACCCCAGCCCCGCTGACGGCGATCTGCCGTCCTCTGGAGACGAGCGATGAACGAAGTGTTTGA
- a CDS encoding IucA/IucC family protein, with amino-acid sequence MNEVFDPSVSAFLNALLREWTGWRLVEGDETAALVEGQARRAVEIPLRSHEAVLYVPVRRLSRAGRHRLLSPARLRERDGAVRPVPFQELATLIVQEPDIVGRVTRDEVQRFLPRVLSSAQNIVLNLEARTGDLERIFSAPLDFIEAEQALLTGHSIHPTPKSRDGLSDADARLYAPELAGAFPLRWFAVRKERWVARSVEGAASPDDAVRQLLGAESVPHDADLPVAPEGYALLPAHPWQVTRWASSEPVQRCLAREDLLDLGAQGGSWTATSSLRTVYSAHSPWMLKFSTSLRLTNSLRTLSVAELERGLLLSRVLTTPQGQELARRYPRFHILPEPLYLGLRGDDGSPLEETTVAFRENPFQGTGWSDTTMLATLLQDHPRRGVSRLAHQIGTRARAEGRSPSQAALQWFRAFLDVVLEPMLIARSDYGLLLSAHQQNLILRLRDGMPERVWFRDCQGTAYSDVAVRVFEADAEAIAANTFSGERADYFFSYSVVINAVFNVIASLSIDELTAEQELLAVLRSFLDDLRHRPLRDRGCLDYLLDSPRLWSKGNFFCCLRAINESTIDDPLEIYHQVDNPLRLAHTA; translated from the coding sequence ATGAACGAAGTGTTTGATCCGTCGGTCAGTGCCTTCCTGAACGCGCTGCTCCGTGAATGGACCGGCTGGCGACTCGTCGAGGGCGACGAGACCGCGGCCCTGGTGGAGGGGCAGGCCCGCCGCGCCGTGGAGATCCCCCTGCGGTCGCACGAGGCCGTGCTCTACGTGCCCGTGCGGCGGTTGTCGCGCGCGGGACGTCACCGCTTGCTGTCGCCGGCGCGGCTGCGGGAGCGCGATGGCGCGGTGCGCCCGGTCCCGTTCCAGGAGCTGGCCACCCTCATCGTGCAGGAGCCCGACATCGTCGGCCGGGTGACGCGCGACGAGGTGCAGCGCTTTTTGCCTCGGGTGCTCTCGAGCGCGCAGAACATCGTGCTGAACCTGGAGGCGCGCACAGGTGACCTCGAGCGCATCTTCTCCGCGCCCCTCGATTTCATCGAGGCCGAGCAAGCGCTGCTCACCGGGCACTCGATCCACCCCACCCCGAAATCGCGCGACGGCCTCTCGGACGCCGACGCCCGCCTCTACGCGCCCGAACTCGCGGGCGCCTTCCCGCTGCGCTGGTTCGCGGTCCGCAAGGAGCGCTGGGTCGCGCGCAGTGTGGAGGGCGCCGCCTCGCCCGACGACGCCGTGCGGCAGCTCCTCGGCGCCGAGTCTGTCCCCCACGACGCCGACCTCCCGGTGGCACCCGAGGGCTACGCCCTGCTCCCGGCGCACCCCTGGCAGGTCACGCGGTGGGCCAGCTCGGAGCCCGTGCAGCGCTGCCTCGCCCGGGAGGACCTCCTCGACCTGGGCGCGCAGGGGGGCTCCTGGACGGCCACCTCGTCGCTGCGCACGGTGTACTCGGCGCACTCGCCCTGGATGCTGAAGTTCAGCACCAGCCTGCGCCTCACGAACTCGCTCCGCACGCTCAGCGTTGCCGAGCTGGAGCGCGGCCTCTTGCTCTCCCGGGTGCTCACCACGCCCCAGGGACAGGAACTCGCTCGCCGCTACCCCCGCTTCCACATCCTGCCGGAGCCTCTTTACCTCGGCCTCCGCGGCGACGACGGCAGCCCGCTCGAAGAGACCACCGTCGCCTTCCGGGAGAACCCGTTCCAGGGGACGGGCTGGTCCGACACCACCATGCTGGCAACCCTGCTCCAGGACCACCCTCGGCGTGGCGTGAGCCGCCTCGCGCACCAGATTGGCACCCGGGCGCGCGCCGAAGGGCGCTCCCCCTCGCAGGCGGCGCTCCAGTGGTTCCGCGCCTTCCTCGACGTGGTGCTGGAACCCATGCTCATCGCACGCAGCGATTACGGGCTGCTCCTCAGCGCCCACCAGCAGAACCTCATCCTCCGTCTCCGCGACGGGATGCCCGAACGCGTCTGGTTCCGGGACTGCCAGGGGACCGCGTACAGCGACGTCGCCGTCCGCGTCTTCGAGGCGGACGCCGAGGCGATTGCTGCCAACACCTTCAGCGGTGAGCGCGCCGATTACTTCTTCTCGTACTCGGTCGTGATCAATGCCGTCTTCAACGTGATCGCCTCCCTCTCGATCGACGAGCTGACCGCCGAGCAGGAACTCCTCGCCGTGCTCCGCAGCTTCCTCGACGACCTGCGCCATCGCCCCCTGCGCGATCGCGGCTGCCTCGATTACCTGCTGGATTCACCGCGGCTCTGGTCGAAGGGCAACTTCTTCTGC